From the Ascaphus truei isolate aAscTru1 chromosome 15, aAscTru1.hap1, whole genome shotgun sequence genome, one window contains:
- the LOC142466467 gene encoding uncharacterized protein LOC142466467 isoform X2: MESHIYDKRNYPQKCQESVGYNPTFDQRTPAHRPAGYRLTDVSRTGTYAADRFQTNIAENTQGSSTEADQEFLAAALEAERVANDDYKLLYNDLDCRVGKPVTDEQTKAGTENGVRAVKRSIKQHSPEPSIMTNQKRASKMHRPQSVRSPRVAAEMQTQNKKPRAPQPEKPASKTTVRQATRRVPDKCNPAHDNEQPSTSKALYGLKRPTTTVTVTIEPPPATMLNSPTATADIISRATGGESARINTTPVSGRQQAQLENILRRIDFGRRPRVNDPDVAQPTIKRRRVPLQDITPVTNSKSQGSPLQDITPVTNSKSQGFPLQDITPVTNSKSQGFPLQDITTVTNNDHGAQKGQSVNCTTINDIDTPHYWRWFYNHFVFWIDLNRLIENVISDLKTLIFVKEHERDLERLKALLLRLRRSSDIFHKGVMQLKGDLSANNQNIKHDVIITTPCTDNTHPKATTTLCIEDESDIESRGCTEYLFWVDVKRSINAFMRGLYSHCWVPQVERNMCMEPAFKLKLDRLTTVFSNGAQLLTNS, translated from the exons GCTGACCGCTTCCAAACAAATATTGCCGAAAATACACAGGGGAGTTCCACAGAGGCAGACCAAGAAT TTTTGGCTGCTGCACTTGAAGCTGAGCGGGTGGCTAATGACGATTATAAGCTTCTATATAACGATCTAGACTGTCGAGTTGGAAAACCGGTCACCGATG AACAAACCAAGGCGGGTACGGAAAACGGTGTACGAGCTGTCAAACGTTCGATCAAACAGCACAGCCCTGAACCGTCCATAATGACAAATCAAAAACGGG CTTCAAAAATGCACCGGCCCCAAAGCGTTAGAAGCCCAAGAGTCGCCGCTGAAATGCAAACCCAGAACAAGAAACCACGGGCCCCGCAACCTGAAAAGCCTG CCTCAAAGACGACCGTAAGACAAGCTACTAGACGTGTTCCTGACAAATGTAACCCAGCACACGACAATGAGCAGCCCAGCACATCAAAAGCTTTGTACGGTCTAAAGCGACCAACAACAACGGTTACTGTTACAATTGAACCACCGCCAGCTACAATGTTGAACTCCCCAACAGCAACGGCTGATATCATTTCGCGTGCCACCGGCGGTGAGTCAGCACGCATAAACACAACGCCTGTATCAGGCCGGCAACAAGCCCAGTTGGAAAATATATTGCGTAGAATTGACTTTGGCAGACGCCCACGTGTAAATGACCCTGATGTTGCACAGCCAACAATTAAAAGACGAAGGGTTCCTTTACAGGACATCACACCTGTCACAAACAGTAAAAGCCAAGGGTCTCCTTTACAGGACATCACACCGGTCACAAACAGTAAAAGCCAAGGGTTTCCTTTACAGGACATCACACCTGTCACAAACAGTAAAAGCCAAGGGTTTCCTTTACAGGACATCACGACTGTCACAAACAATGATCATGGGGCGCAGAAAGGTCAGTCAGTTAACTGCACGACGATTAATGACATTGATACACCGCATTATTGGCGCTGGTTCtataatcattttgttttttggATAGATTTAAATCGGCTTATAGAAAATgtaataagcgacttgaaaacatTGATATTTGTGAAAGAGCATGAACGCGATTTAGAGCGCTTGAAAGCCTTGTTATTAAGGCTTCGCCGTTCAAGCGATATATTTCACAAGGGTGTAATGCAGCTAAAGGGGGATTTAAGTGCCAACAACCAAAACATAAAACACGACGTAATAATAACAACACCGTGTACTGACAATACACACCCAAAAGCCACAACAACGCTGTGTATAGAGGACGAATCTGACATTGAGAGCCGGGGGTGCACTGAATACCTTTTCTGGGTGGATGTAAAGAGGTCTATCAACGCATTTATGCGTGGACTGTATTCACATTGTTGGGTGCCTCAGGTCGAACGCAACATGTGTATGGAGCCGGCGTTCAAACTAAAACTTGATCGTTTAACGACTGTATTTAGCAACGGGGCCCAATTACTAACCAATTCATGA